Proteins from one uncultured Desulfovibrio sp. genomic window:
- a CDS encoding CBS and ACT domain-containing protein, whose protein sequence is MLIKQWMTPDVVSVSPSTSLLKCKSLLRDMNIAHLPVVDKDNHVVGLLGINAIKEFSPQKTTPLEVLEFLDILAETPAKQIMTVAPQTIHIDETVENAAVLMVDKHLSCLPVVDSNDCLKGIITQWDIFKTFVDITGSRTTQSVQIAFVLENKPGTLRAILDRLKEANTRVVTVLSNIRDDGRRGVTLRFHAPDRETEDMLIREFCDQGTVQYWGRGHEVRIVGDNNI, encoded by the coding sequence ATGCTTATCAAACAGTGGATGACGCCCGATGTGGTGTCCGTGTCGCCGTCGACCTCGCTCCTCAAGTGCAAAAGCCTGCTGCGGGACATGAACATCGCCCACCTGCCCGTGGTGGACAAGGATAATCATGTGGTGGGTCTGCTGGGCATCAATGCCATCAAGGAGTTTTCTCCCCAGAAAACGACCCCTCTCGAAGTGCTGGAGTTTCTGGACATTCTTGCCGAAACCCCGGCCAAGCAGATCATGACCGTGGCCCCGCAGACCATCCATATTGACGAAACGGTGGAAAACGCGGCCGTGCTCATGGTGGACAAGCACCTGAGCTGCCTGCCCGTGGTGGACAGCAACGACTGCCTCAAGGGCATCATCACCCAGTGGGACATCTTCAAGACCTTTGTGGACATCACCGGCTCGCGCACCACCCAGAGTGTGCAGATCGCCTTTGTGCTGGAAAACAAGCCCGGCACCCTGCGGGCCATTCTGGACCGCCTCAAGGAGGCCAATACCCGCGTGGTCACTGTGCTGTCCAATATCCGTGATGACGGCCGCCGCGGCGTGACGCTGCGCTTCCACGCACCGGATCGCGAGACGGAGGACATGCTCATCCGGGAATTCTGCGACCAGGGCACGGTGCAGTACTGGGGCCGCGGCCACGAGGTCCGGATCGTGGGCGACAACAATATCTAG
- a CDS encoding fumarate reductase iron-sulfur subunit, translating to MGRILTFEIFRYNPLDPLSTPHMQTFTLEEQRSMTLFVALNQIRETQDATLQFDFCCRAGICGSCGMVINGRPGLACHTQTRDLPEHITLHPLPVFKLLGDLSVDTGTWFRNVGKKIESWIHTNKTFDPEAQEERMDNELATQIFELDRCIECGCCVAACGTALMRKDFIGATSINRMARFYIDPRDQRTPEDFYDLIGDDNGVFGCMGLLACEDICPKKLPLQDQLGIMRRMVSIESVRGWLPEGIRKRLSGGCGCGQHK from the coding sequence ATGGGACGCATTCTGACCTTTGAAATATTCCGCTACAATCCGCTGGACCCCCTGTCCACGCCGCACATGCAGACCTTCACCCTGGAAGAACAGCGCAGCATGACCCTTTTTGTGGCGCTGAACCAGATCCGCGAAACCCAGGATGCCACGTTGCAGTTTGATTTCTGCTGCCGGGCGGGCATCTGCGGCTCCTGCGGCATGGTCATCAACGGGCGGCCCGGTCTGGCCTGTCATACCCAGACCAGGGACCTGCCGGAACACATTACCCTGCATCCGCTGCCGGTGTTCAAACTGCTGGGCGACCTGTCGGTGGATACGGGCACGTGGTTCCGCAATGTGGGCAAGAAGATCGAGTCCTGGATCCATACCAACAAGACCTTTGACCCCGAGGCGCAGGAAGAGCGCATGGACAATGAGCTGGCAACCCAGATATTCGAGCTGGACCGCTGCATCGAATGCGGCTGCTGTGTGGCGGCCTGCGGTACGGCGCTCATGCGCAAGGATTTCATCGGTGCCACCTCCATCAACCGCATGGCCCGCTTCTACATCGACCCGCGCGACCAGCGCACCCCCGAGGACTTTTATGACCTCATCGGTGATGACAACGGCGTGTTCGGCTGCATGGGGCTGCTGGCCTGTGAGGATATCTGCCCCAAGAAGCTGCCCCTGCAGGATCAGCTGGGCATCATGCGGCGCATGGTGAGCATCGAATCCGTGCGTGGCTGGCTGCCCGAAGGCATCCGCAAGCGCCTTTCCGGCGGCTGCGGCTGCGGCCAGCACAAGTAG
- a CDS encoding fumarate reductase flavoprotein subunit, translating to MRIYQTDVLCMGAGLAGERVAVEAAQAGFSVICLSVVPPKRSHSSAAMGGMQAALGNSIMGDGDSPEIHFNDTVKGSDWGCDQEVARIFANTAPIAMREMAFLGVPWSRVVPGEHTYYKGGKPFQATEKAENEGLIHSRAFGGTAKWRTCYTSDGTGHAVLFTLDNRLLQLGVTIHDRTQAEALIHDGQTCMGCIARDLRTGELVAYLAKATLIATGGYGRIYRATTNAVICDGGGQITALNTGVVPLGNMEAVQFHPTGTVPTDILVTEGCRGDGGTLLDVNEYRFMPDYEPEKAELASRDVVSRRMTEHMRKGFGVPSPYGEHLWLDIRHLGEKHIKTNLREVYDISTHFLGVDPVHQLIPVRPTQHYSMGGVRINKDGHAYGLKGLFAAGEAACWDMHGFNRLGGNSLAETVVSGRVIGQKLVEFLQGYETTFSTQATREAMLQVEDRIAQLRRGTGDSCYTLRNEMQDIMMEHVGIFRNGKDLQAGVEKLQALLERSKNMRLDGKAPGPSAEMSMALRVPGMIKLALCTAYGALMRTESRGAHAREDYPERNDKDWLVRTLAYWKEGADLPTLEYERATPWFILPPGDRGYGGGKIIEGDMTGEKVIGYDEQA from the coding sequence ATGCGCATTTATCAAACGGACGTTCTGTGCATGGGTGCCGGCCTTGCCGGCGAACGCGTGGCGGTGGAGGCGGCCCAGGCTGGTTTCAGCGTCATCTGCCTCAGCGTCGTGCCTCCCAAGCGTTCCCATTCCTCGGCGGCCATGGGCGGCATGCAGGCAGCCCTGGGCAATTCCATCATGGGGGATGGTGACAGCCCGGAAATTCACTTCAACGATACGGTCAAGGGGTCCGACTGGGGTTGTGACCAGGAAGTGGCGCGCATTTTTGCCAATACCGCGCCCATTGCCATGCGCGAAATGGCCTTCCTCGGCGTGCCGTGGAGCCGCGTGGTGCCCGGCGAGCACACCTATTACAAGGGCGGCAAGCCGTTTCAGGCCACGGAAAAGGCCGAGAATGAGGGCCTTATCCATTCCCGTGCCTTCGGCGGTACGGCCAAATGGCGCACCTGCTACACCTCGGACGGTACGGGCCATGCCGTGCTCTTCACCCTGGACAACCGCCTGTTGCAGCTGGGCGTGACCATTCATGACCGCACCCAGGCCGAGGCCCTCATCCATGACGGGCAGACCTGCATGGGCTGCATTGCCCGCGATCTGCGCACCGGCGAACTGGTGGCCTATCTGGCCAAGGCCACGCTTATTGCCACGGGCGGCTACGGCCGCATCTACCGCGCCACCACCAATGCCGTCATCTGCGACGGCGGCGGGCAGATCACGGCCCTCAATACCGGCGTGGTGCCGCTGGGCAATATGGAAGCCGTGCAGTTCCATCCCACGGGTACCGTGCCCACGGACATTCTGGTGACCGAAGGCTGCCGCGGCGACGGCGGCACCCTGCTGGACGTGAACGAATACCGCTTCATGCCCGACTACGAACCGGAAAAGGCCGAGCTGGCCTCCCGCGACGTGGTGTCCCGCCGCATGACCGAGCACATGCGCAAGGGCTTTGGCGTGCCCAGCCCCTACGGCGAGCATCTCTGGCTGGATATCCGCCACCTGGGCGAAAAGCACATCAAGACCAATCTGCGCGAAGTGTACGACATCTCCACTCACTTCCTCGGCGTGGACCCCGTGCATCAGCTCATTCCCGTGCGTCCCACCCAGCACTACAGCATGGGCGGCGTGCGCATCAACAAGGACGGCCATGCTTACGGCCTCAAGGGCCTGTTCGCAGCGGGCGAAGCCGCCTGCTGGGACATGCACGGCTTCAACCGCCTGGGCGGTAACTCCCTGGCCGAAACCGTGGTGTCCGGCCGGGTCATCGGCCAGAAGCTGGTGGAATTCCTCCAGGGCTACGAAACCACCTTCTCCACGCAGGCCACCCGCGAGGCCATGCTCCAGGTGGAAGACCGCATCGCCCAGCTGCGCCGCGGTACCGGGGACAGCTGCTATACCCTGCGCAATGAGATGCAGGACATCATGATGGAGCACGTGGGCATCTTCCGTAACGGCAAGGACCTCCAGGCCGGTGTGGAAAAGTTGCAGGCTCTGCTGGAACGCAGCAAGAACATGCGCCTGGACGGCAAGGCCCCTGGCCCCAGCGCCGAAATGTCCATGGCCCTGCGCGTGCCCGGCATGATCAAGCTGGCGCTTTGCACGGCCTACGGCGCACTCATGCGCACGGAAAGCCGCGGCGCCCATGCCCGCGAGGACTACCCCGAACGTAACGACAAGGACTGGCTGGTGCGTACCCTGGCCTACTGGAAGGAAGGGGCAGACCTGCCCACGCTGGAATATGAACGCGCGACCCCGTGGTTCATCCTGCCTCCCGGCGACCGCGGCTACGGCGGCGGCAAGATCATCGAAGGCGACATGACCGGCGAAAAGGTCATCGGTTACGACGAACAGGCCTAA
- a CDS encoding succinate dehydrogenase/fumarate reductase transmembrane subunit produces the protein MTDRNVPDSPRNRLDFLQAASGALLALFVCVHLLLEGTVVLSPSLTNGIAWFMEAIFVAQISAPIIVLLVLFHFYVAARKMPFRAGELGIFVRHSRTLREPDTALWLVQVFTAIIILAGAFFHVYSVMTDLPISVARSAARLHAGGLAFYIVFLPCVILHTGIGVYRIAVKYGICTSATRQVWRKRIWIVMACYFVLGCLALARVWFQG, from the coding sequence ATGACGGATCGTAACGTACCGGATAGCCCGCGCAACCGCCTGGATTTTCTTCAGGCTGCGTCGGGGGCATTGCTGGCACTCTTTGTCTGCGTGCACCTGCTGCTCGAAGGCACGGTGGTGCTGAGTCCCTCGCTGACCAACGGCATTGCCTGGTTCATGGAAGCGATCTTTGTGGCGCAGATTTCCGCGCCCATCATCGTGCTGCTGGTGCTGTTCCACTTCTATGTGGCGGCGCGTAAAATGCCCTTCCGGGCCGGTGAACTGGGGATTTTCGTGCGCCACAGCCGCACGCTCCGCGAGCCGGATACCGCGCTCTGGCTGGTGCAGGTCTTTACGGCCATCATCATTCTGGCAGGGGCCTTCTTCCATGTGTATTCGGTCATGACCGACCTGCCCATTTCGGTGGCCCGCAGCGCCGCGCGTCTGCATGCCGGCGGTCTGGCCTTCTATATTGTCTTTCTGCCCTGCGTGATTCTGCATACGGGCATTGGCGTGTACCGTATTGCCGTCAAGTACGGTATCTGTACCAGCGCGACCCGCCAGGTGTGGCGCAAGCGCATCTGGATCGTCATGGCGTGTTATTTCGTGCTGGGCTGTCTGGCCCTGGCGCGTGTCTGGTTCCAGGGATAG
- a CDS encoding Fe-S-containing hydro-lyase produces the protein MSEDVKRIRAPFDEATARSLRAGDRVLITGTILAARDAAHKRLTEALARGEALPVDLRGQVVYYVGPSPAKPGQAIGAAGPTTSGRMDAYTPTLIAQGLRGMIGKGYRKPEVVEAMKQYGVPYLAAVGGAGALIARSIRKYTVLAYEDLGPEAVAALEVEDFPAIVVIDSTGDNYYESGQAPYREL, from the coding sequence ATGAGCGAAGATGTCAAGCGCATCCGCGCGCCGTTCGATGAAGCTACGGCCCGCTCCCTGCGGGCAGGGGACAGGGTGCTCATTACCGGCACCATCCTTGCGGCCCGCGATGCGGCCCACAAGCGCCTTACGGAAGCCCTGGCCCGGGGCGAGGCCCTGCCGGTGGATCTGCGGGGGCAGGTGGTCTACTACGTCGGCCCCAGTCCGGCCAAGCCCGGCCAGGCCATCGGGGCAGCCGGCCCTACCACCTCCGGCCGTATGGATGCCTATACGCCCACCCTCATTGCTCAGGGGCTGCGCGGCATGATCGGCAAGGGCTATCGCAAGCCCGAGGTGGTGGAAGCCATGAAACAGTACGGCGTGCCCTATCTGGCCGCCGTGGGGGGAGCCGGGGCGCTCATTGCCCGCAGCATTCGCAAGTATACCGTGCTGGCCTACGAGGACCTGGGTCCCGAGGCCGTGGCCGCGCTGGAAGTGGAGGATTTTCCGGCCATTGTGGTCATCGACAGCACGGGTGACAATTACTACGAAAGCGGTCAGGCCCCGTACAGGGAGTTGTAG
- a CDS encoding fumarate hydratase, which yields MKEIHVNHISEAVARLCVQACCHLPADVCQAFAERKESEPSPVGRNILQQLLDNADIAAREEMPICQDTGLAVVFADVGQDVHIVGGDFTAAVNEGVRRGYVDGYLRKSSVAEPLFDRKNTGDNTPAVLHVRLVPGDGLRLRLAPKGAGSENKSVVKMLVPADGIEGVRKVVLDTVLAAGPNSCPPMVVGVGLGGTMEVAALCAKRAAARDLASRNADPRYAAFEDELLEMVNRTGIGPQGLGGRTTALKVHVEWAPTHIASLPVAVNINCHAARHAEVLL from the coding sequence ATGAAAGAGATTCATGTGAACCATATCAGCGAGGCGGTGGCCCGGCTGTGCGTGCAGGCATGCTGCCACCTGCCCGCCGATGTCTGCCAGGCCTTTGCCGAGCGGAAGGAAAGCGAACCCTCCCCGGTGGGGCGCAACATCCTGCAACAGCTGCTTGACAATGCGGACATTGCCGCACGGGAAGAAATGCCCATTTGCCAGGACACGGGGCTTGCCGTTGTCTTTGCCGATGTGGGGCAGGATGTGCACATCGTGGGCGGCGACTTCACGGCTGCCGTCAACGAAGGCGTGCGCCGCGGCTATGTGGATGGCTATCTGCGCAAGTCCAGCGTGGCGGAACCCCTGTTTGACCGGAAGAATACGGGCGACAATACGCCTGCCGTGCTGCACGTGCGGCTGGTGCCCGGCGACGGCCTGCGCCTGCGCCTGGCGCCCAAGGGGGCCGGTTCGGAAAACAAGAGCGTGGTGAAGATGCTGGTGCCCGCCGACGGCATCGAGGGCGTGCGCAAGGTGGTGCTGGATACCGTGCTGGCGGCCGGCCCCAATTCCTGCCCGCCCATGGTGGTGGGCGTGGGCCTGGGCGGCACCATGGAGGTGGCGGCCCTCTGCGCCAAGCGCGCCGCGGCCCGTGACCTGGCCTCGCGCAATGCCGATCCGCGCTATGCCGCCTTTGAAGACGAGCTGCTGGAAATGGTCAACCGTACCGGCATCGGCCCCCAGGGCCTTGGTGGCCGGACCACGGCCCTCAAGGTGCATGTGGAATGGGCGCCCACCCATATCGCCTCCCTGCCGGTGGCGGTCAACATCAACTGCCACGCGGCGCGTCATGCCGAAGTGCTGCTGTAG
- a CDS encoding SLC13 family permease has translation MKRLLFLVALLVVGVVFLSCQETMAAPAMEIKLPEDPTKAYITLGILFVAAVMFFTEIVPLPITALLVPVALSIFKVIPSKTAFGYFGDPTVVLFMAMFIVGEGTFITGFADKVGRAAVAMSKGSEVKLLVFSMAAIGLLSTVLSNTGTTVVAVPMILGMCISAKLAPGKILMPVAFASSLGGTVTLVGTPPNGIVNSMLEQMGVQPFGFFEFGLIGIPLLIVGLIYYGLIGHRFLPKGRELHEEMMAEETVRRTEKMWVSVGIFAFVVAMMASEYMNLTTAAVLGACLMVITRCMTMREAFRSVDWTTIFLFAGMLSMSAAMDKSGAAAIVANAVVSRVSDPWMLMLVCCALTAIVTNFMSNTATAALMAPLALPIATASGISPLPIVMGIAMSASACFLTPIATPPNTIVLGPGKYSFLDYIKAGWPLQVIALLMCWLLIPMIWPFHP, from the coding sequence ATGAAACGCCTTCTTTTCCTGGTCGCTCTGCTGGTTGTCGGTGTCGTCTTCCTGTCCTGTCAGGAGACGATGGCGGCTCCCGCCATGGAAATCAAGCTGCCTGAAGACCCCACGAAAGCCTACATAACGCTGGGCATCCTGTTTGTGGCAGCCGTCATGTTCTTCACCGAAATCGTGCCGCTGCCCATTACGGCCCTACTGGTACCGGTGGCGCTTTCGATCTTCAAGGTAATTCCCTCAAAGACGGCGTTCGGCTACTTCGGTGATCCCACCGTGGTGCTCTTCATGGCCATGTTCATCGTAGGTGAAGGAACCTTCATTACGGGTTTTGCTGACAAGGTAGGCCGCGCCGCCGTGGCCATGTCCAAGGGCAGTGAAGTAAAACTGCTGGTCTTTTCCATGGCGGCCATTGGTCTGCTGTCCACGGTGCTGTCCAATACCGGTACCACGGTGGTGGCCGTGCCCATGATTCTCGGCATGTGCATTTCCGCCAAGCTGGCTCCCGGCAAGATTCTCATGCCCGTGGCCTTTGCCTCCTCGCTGGGTGGTACCGTGACGCTTGTGGGCACGCCGCCCAACGGCATCGTCAATTCCATGCTGGAACAGATGGGCGTGCAGCCCTTCGGCTTCTTTGAATTCGGTCTCATCGGCATTCCGCTGCTCATCGTGGGCCTCATTTACTACGGTCTCATTGGTCACCGCTTCCTGCCCAAGGGTCGCGAGCTGCATGAGGAAATGATGGCCGAAGAAACCGTGCGCCGCACGGAAAAAATGTGGGTCAGCGTGGGCATCTTTGCCTTTGTGGTGGCCATGATGGCCTCCGAATACATGAACCTCACCACCGCCGCCGTGCTGGGCGCCTGCCTCATGGTCATCACCCGCTGCATGACCATGCGTGAAGCCTTCCGCAGCGTGGACTGGACCACCATCTTCCTCTTTGCGGGCATGCTGTCCATGTCCGCCGCCATGGACAAGTCCGGCGCCGCCGCCATTGTGGCCAATGCCGTGGTGAGCCGCGTGTCCGACCCCTGGATGCTCATGCTGGTCTGCTGCGCGCTGACCGCCATTGTCACCAACTTCATGTCCAATACGGCCACGGCGGCCCTCATGGCGCCCCTGGCCCTGCCCATTGCCACGGCCTCCGGCATTTCGCCCCTGCCCATCGTCATGGGGATTGCCATGTCGGCCTCGGCCTGCTTCCTGACGCCCATCGCCACGCCGCCCAACACCATCGTGCTGGGTCCCGGCAAGTACAGCTTCCTTGACTACATCAAGGCCGGCTGGCCCCTGCAGGTCATTGCCCTGCTTATGTGCTGGCTGCTCATCCCCATGATCTGGCCCTTCCATCCCTAA
- a CDS encoding malic enzyme-like NAD(P)-binding protein, translating into MALFTREDALEYHRVPRPGKLEVVPVKPCANQLDLSLAYSPGVAHACLAIKEDPARAADYTGRANLVAVVSNGTAVLGLGNIGPLAGKPVMEGKGVLFKTFADVDVYDINLATRDSDELINVVKCLEPTFGGINLEDIKAPECFYIEDQLKAALQIPVFHDDQHGTAIISGAALINACEITGRNIGDLKVVVVGAGAAGIACARFYVLLGVKRENICMFDSRGLIYKGREGLNPYKEEFAQEENRGDLAACLKGADVFLGLSRKDLVSKDMVRSMADSPVIFAMANPDPEISYEDAKEACPSAIMGTGRSDYPNQINNVSGFPYIFRGALDVGSRVINEEMKLAAAYALAALAKEEVPASVLEAYGVDSLVYGRDYVLPKPLDPRILTAVTPAVAKAAMDTGVATRPIADLNAYADQLRRRVEASQARIRPYVKMLAEQGPVA; encoded by the coding sequence ATGGCACTGTTTACTCGAGAAGACGCGCTGGAATATCACCGGGTGCCGCGCCCCGGCAAACTGGAAGTTGTTCCTGTCAAGCCGTGCGCCAATCAGCTTGACCTGTCGCTTGCCTATTCCCCGGGAGTGGCGCATGCCTGCCTTGCCATCAAGGAAGATCCGGCCCGGGCCGCCGACTATACCGGCCGTGCCAACCTCGTGGCTGTGGTCAGCAACGGAACGGCCGTGCTGGGGCTGGGCAACATCGGTCCTCTTGCCGGCAAGCCCGTCATGGAGGGCAAGGGGGTTCTGTTCAAGACCTTTGCCGATGTGGATGTCTACGACATCAACCTGGCCACCAGAGACAGCGATGAACTCATCAATGTGGTCAAGTGTCTTGAACCCACCTTTGGCGGCATCAACCTGGAAGATATCAAGGCTCCTGAATGCTTTTATATTGAAGATCAGCTCAAGGCTGCGCTGCAGATTCCCGTTTTCCATGACGACCAGCATGGTACGGCCATCATTTCCGGTGCGGCGCTCATCAATGCCTGCGAGATCACCGGCCGCAACATCGGCGATCTCAAGGTCGTGGTGGTGGGTGCCGGTGCGGCCGGCATCGCCTGCGCCCGTTTCTACGTGCTGCTGGGCGTGAAGCGGGAAAACATCTGCATGTTTGATTCCCGCGGCCTCATCTACAAGGGCCGCGAGGGTCTCAATCCGTACAAGGAAGAATTCGCCCAGGAAGAAAACCGGGGCGATCTTGCTGCCTGCCTCAAGGGCGCGGATGTCTTCCTTGGCCTGTCCAGAAAGGACCTGGTCAGCAAGGACATGGTGCGTTCCATGGCCGATTCGCCGGTCATCTTCGCCATGGCCAATCCTGATCCCGAAATTTCCTATGAAGACGCCAAGGAGGCCTGCCCCAGCGCCATCATGGGAACGGGGCGCTCCGACTATCCCAACCAGATCAACAATGTTTCCGGCTTCCCCTACATCTTCCGCGGCGCGCTGGATGTGGGTTCCCGCGTCATCAATGAAGAAATGAAGCTTGCGGCGGCCTACGCGCTGGCTGCCCTGGCCAAGGAAGAGGTTCCTGCCAGCGTGCTGGAGGCCTACGGGGTGGATTCGCTGGTTTATGGCCGCGACTACGTGCTGCCCAAGCCGCTGGATCCGCGCATTCTCACGGCCGTGACGCCTGCTGTGGCCAAGGCCGCCATGGATACCGGCGTGGCGACTCGTCCCATTGCGGACCTGAACGCCTATGCCGATCAGCTGCGCCGCCGCGTGGAGGCGTCGCAGGCCCGCATCCGTCCCTATGTGAAGATGCTGGCAGAACAGGGGCCTGTGGCCTAG
- a CDS encoding sulfite exporter TauE/SafE family protein, whose product MEAWGFAIIFLAWGIGGFVNGVSGLGAGVIAMPFMLCVVDMRAASLAACLISLPLPAVVGWQHRRYLCPRLLRPLLAGMLPGMLAGMALLSVIPGRLLQTCLGIMLVAHMIWQLVPHPHTPPARPVLWGIMAGGLAGFVQALSGIGGPPAAMYAQRAHWDKDMIRANLSLLFVIISCPIIILQYRLGCYTAEVMHTFLPAALGCGTGLVFAYPVARRIGEVSFQHLLAVVIGLSGLSMLIRAVWQTS is encoded by the coding sequence ATGGAGGCATGGGGCTTTGCCATTATTTTTCTGGCCTGGGGGATAGGCGGCTTTGTCAATGGCGTCAGCGGCCTGGGCGCAGGTGTCATTGCCATGCCGTTTATGCTCTGTGTGGTGGATATGCGGGCGGCTTCGCTGGCGGCCTGTCTCATTTCGCTGCCATTGCCGGCGGTGGTGGGCTGGCAGCACCGCCGGTATCTTTGTCCGCGTCTGCTTCGCCCCCTGCTGGCAGGCATGCTGCCCGGCATGCTGGCAGGCATGGCGCTGCTTTCCGTGATACCTGGGCGGCTGTTGCAGACGTGCCTGGGCATCATGCTGGTGGCGCACATGATCTGGCAGCTGGTGCCTCATCCCCACACTCCGCCTGCCCGGCCCGTGCTGTGGGGCATTATGGCCGGCGGACTGGCCGGATTTGTGCAGGCCCTGAGCGGCATTGGTGGGCCGCCGGCAGCCATGTATGCCCAGCGCGCCCACTGGGACAAGGACATGATCCGCGCCAATCTGAGCCTGCTGTTCGTGATCATCAGCTGCCCCATCATTATCTTGCAGTACCGTCTGGGCTGTTATACGGCCGAGGTCATGCACACCTTTCTGCCTGCGGCACTGGGCTGCGGTACCGGTCTTGTCTTTGCCTATCCCGTGGCACGGCGTATCGGCGAGGTCAGCTTTCAGCATCTTCTGGCGGTGGTCATCGGCCTGTCCGGTCTTTCCATGCTGATCAGGGCCGTCTGGCAGACGAGCTGA
- a CDS encoding DUF4851 domain-containing protein, protein MKALLILAVLILAGLAGCRLLGQQPPLRGMLQDDAGQRVLISRARPAVIFAPADGMRLCASGWRSLAPESRTTEPGNARLWFATYENGTGLLITALAEAETPWRWEPAQHCPYPALRTLHYEQDGEMLYESLFCLTAEQDAFHAHDGQSCLVYRAAFLLDFRQMQVIAEYHEPLDPVLARDVAYDAARLNAFQDRARRACRILFPEKTAQAELKERIQKMDPADDAFSRTRLSRWVGEMQRRKDL, encoded by the coding sequence ATGAAAGCCCTTCTCATTCTTGCCGTTCTGATCCTGGCGGGACTTGCCGGATGCCGTCTGCTGGGCCAGCAGCCGCCGCTGCGCGGCATGCTGCAGGACGATGCGGGACAGCGTGTTCTCATTTCCCGGGCGCGCCCGGCCGTCATCTTTGCGCCGGCGGACGGCATGCGCCTGTGCGCGTCCGGCTGGCGCAGCCTTGCTCCTGAATCGCGCACCACTGAACCGGGCAACGCCCGACTGTGGTTCGCCACCTATGAAAACGGCACGGGCCTGCTCATCACCGCCCTGGCCGAGGCTGAAACCCCCTGGCGCTGGGAACCTGCCCAGCATTGTCCCTACCCTGCCCTGCGGACCCTGCACTATGAACAGGACGGGGAAATGCTGTACGAAAGCCTGTTCTGCCTGACGGCGGAACAGGATGCCTTCCATGCGCATGACGGCCAGTCCTGCCTGGTCTATCGTGCCGCCTTCCTGCTGGACTTCCGCCAGATGCAGGTCATCGCCGAATATCACGAACCCCTGGACCCCGTGCTGGCGCGAGACGTGGCCTACGACGCCGCCCGCCTCAATGCCTTTCAGGACAGGGCGCGCCGGGCCTGCCGCATTCTCTTCCCCGAAAAGACCGCGCAGGCCGAGCTGAAGGAGCGCATCCAGAAGATGGACCCGGCGGACGATGCCTTTTCGCGCACGCGGCTTTCCCGCTGGGTGGGCGAAATGCAGCGCCGCAAGGACCTCTAG